From the genome of Scytonema hofmannii PCC 7110, one region includes:
- a CDS encoding glycosyltransferase family 4 protein encodes MRIAWIGKKSPFCGNVTYSREITNALLDGGHQVSFLHFAQEESDSDNWPNCQEVTLPFIYKSQVYTIPTLNATKVLTESLRRIKPDIVHASLTLSPLDFVLPEICEKLNLPLIATFHTPFAGKGAKLVSGTQLLAYQLYAPFLGNYDRTIVFSQIQRDLLARLGVPEENIAVIPNGVDVVKYSPGLSHIKAEFRANRLFVYQGRIAPEKNVEALLRAWKQADMGPKSKLLVVGDGPLKPSLETFYGEEYNIIWLGFVADEQRRIEILRGGDVFILPSLVEGLSLSLLEAMSCGIACIATDVGADGEVLDKGAGVILNPKTVRSQLRTLLPLFQDHPELTTLLGQKARQRVLDGYTLNKNVAKLVELYTEVLKQSSFQFSRGA; translated from the coding sequence ATGCGTATAGCCTGGATTGGAAAAAAATCTCCCTTTTGCGGTAATGTCACCTATAGCAGAGAAATTACAAACGCATTGCTAGACGGGGGACATCAAGTTAGCTTTCTTCATTTTGCTCAAGAAGAATCAGATTCGGACAATTGGCCTAATTGCCAAGAAGTAACTCTGCCCTTCATTTACAAGTCCCAGGTTTACACAATTCCGACTTTGAACGCGACTAAGGTTTTAACTGAGTCGTTGCGACGCATCAAACCAGATATAGTTCATGCATCGCTGACTCTGTCTCCCCTTGACTTTGTTCTACCGGAAATTTGTGAAAAACTGAACTTGCCCTTAATTGCTACTTTTCACACCCCCTTTGCAGGTAAAGGAGCAAAACTTGTATCGGGAACACAACTTTTAGCTTATCAACTCTACGCACCTTTTCTGGGCAACTACGATCGCACGATAGTGTTTTCCCAGATTCAGCGAGATTTGTTAGCACGTTTGGGAGTCCCAGAAGAGAATATCGCTGTGATTCCCAATGGTGTAGATGTTGTTAAGTATTCTCCCGGACTTTCTCACATCAAAGCTGAGTTTCGAGCCAACCGTCTGTTTGTCTATCAAGGTCGCATAGCCCCAGAGAAGAATGTTGAAGCTTTGCTGCGAGCATGGAAGCAGGCGGATATGGGTCCAAAGAGCAAGTTACTTGTGGTTGGTGATGGTCCATTAAAGCCATCACTAGAAACATTTTACGGTGAAGAATACAACATCATTTGGTTGGGATTTGTAGCAGATGAACAACGGCGCATCGAAATTTTACGAGGTGGCGATGTCTTTATTTTACCATCACTTGTAGAAGGTTTATCCCTATCACTGCTAGAGGCAATGTCTTGTGGAATTGCTTGTATAGCAACGGATGTAGGTGCTGATGGAGAAGTCCTAGATAAAGGAGCAGGAGTTATTCTCAATCCTAAAACAGTACGTTCCCAATTAAGAACACTTCTGCCACTGTTCCAAGACCATCCAGAATTAACAACTTTGTTAGGGCAAAAAGCCAGACAAAGAGTGTTAGATGGCTATACTCTCAATAAAAATGTTGCCAAATTGGTAGAACTTTATACTGAAGTTCTAAAGCAGAGCAGCTTTCAGTTCAGTCGCGGTGCTTAA
- a CDS encoding diguanylate cyclase domain-containing protein, producing MAGILIVEDERVVARNLQATLEKLGYTVAGNIASGERAVDLAATLKPDLILMDIQLQGNMDGIEASARIRERLHIPIVYLTGHADEQTIARAMATDPYGYLIKPFKSNELHATITTALRRSQLERQLQISEARFQELAANLPGVIYRVLHQLDGANQWLYISPGFQNLFEINLVSFQQGGEFIQASIYPDDVSSLEESVYVALETMQPLKWEGRIVIPSQQIKWIQIASRLTRQDNGEIICDGLIEDISDRKLTELALQSQMQRQRLLAEITQQIHKSLDFHEILTATVTQSRQILQVDRVLIFQLNSDGSGVVIQESVDPAFPTTLGLKFLDRCFPSECYDFYWRGQSQIIFDTNQDDLSNCLKSFMQQIGVKSKVVTPIIQHSEHLVTVSGVEENTSESIDTTSPKSQTVKLWGLLIVHACDNRRLWQTEEVNLLRQIASNLAIALHQSELYQKLQQAKQQLERLAKIDALTHVANRRRFDEYLQQQWERLTREQKPLSLILCDIDRFKSYNDNYGHPVGDTCLVEIARAITRAVQYPADLVARYGGEEFAVILPNTTVTGAVQVAVNIQEQVAQLQISHLSSDIKNYVTVSLGIASILPNENSSPAALIATTDMALYQAKQQGRDRYCISDQ from the coding sequence ATGGCTGGCATTTTGATAGTTGAAGATGAGCGAGTCGTCGCACGGAATCTTCAAGCTACCTTAGAAAAGTTGGGGTATACCGTTGCAGGTAACATTGCATCTGGTGAAAGGGCAGTAGATCTTGCCGCAACTCTCAAGCCAGATTTGATACTCATGGATATCCAACTACAGGGTAACATGGATGGCATAGAAGCATCTGCCAGAATTCGCGAGCGGTTGCATATTCCGATTGTTTACTTAACAGGACACGCTGATGAGCAAACTATAGCGCGGGCGATGGCTACCGATCCCTACGGTTATCTTATTAAACCGTTTAAAAGTAATGAACTGCACGCGACTATCACCACAGCTTTGCGGCGTTCTCAGTTGGAAAGACAGTTACAAATAAGTGAAGCCAGATTTCAAGAGCTAGCAGCTAACCTACCTGGTGTGATTTATAGGGTGCTGCATCAGCTAGATGGAGCGAATCAATGGCTTTACATCAGTCCCGGTTTCCAAAACCTGTTTGAAATAAATCTTGTGTCTTTCCAACAGGGAGGTGAGTTTATACAAGCCTCTATTTACCCCGATGATGTCAGTTCTTTAGAAGAATCGGTATATGTTGCTTTGGAAACGATGCAACCCCTGAAATGGGAGGGGCGCATTGTTATTCCTTCCCAGCAGATAAAATGGATCCAGATTGCTAGCCGACTAACGAGACAGGATAATGGAGAAATTATTTGTGATGGGTTAATAGAAGATATAAGCGATCGCAAACTTACAGAACTTGCCTTGCAAAGCCAAATGCAGCGCCAGCGATTATTAGCTGAAATCACCCAACAAATTCACAAATCTTTAGATTTCCATGAAATTTTGACCGCAACAGTCACTCAATCGCGTCAAATTCTTCAGGTCGATCGGGTCTTAATTTTTCAGTTGAATTCAGATGGATCGGGAGTTGTGATTCAAGAATCAGTAGATCCAGCCTTCCCGACAACATTGGGACTCAAATTTTTAGATCGATGTTTTCCCTCTGAGTGTTATGACTTTTACTGGCGGGGACAGTCACAAATAATTTTTGATACAAATCAAGACGATTTAAGCAATTGTTTGAAGAGCTTTATGCAGCAGATAGGGGTGAAATCTAAGGTTGTGACTCCTATTATTCAACACTCCGAACATTTAGTAACTGTCAGTGGTGTTGAGGAAAACACTTCAGAAAGCATTGATACAACAAGCCCCAAATCTCAAACAGTAAAATTATGGGGTTTGCTCATCGTTCATGCTTGTGACAATCGTCGGTTATGGCAAACAGAGGAAGTAAACTTACTGCGTCAAATTGCCAGTAATTTAGCGATCGCCCTACACCAGTCAGAACTTTACCAAAAACTGCAACAGGCAAAACAGCAACTAGAACGCCTTGCCAAGATTGATGCATTAACCCATGTTGCCAATCGTCGCCGCTTCGATGAGTACTTACAGCAACAATGGGAGCGATTGACACGAGAGCAAAAACCTCTTTCTTTAATTTTATGCGATATCGATCGGTTTAAATCCTACAATGATAACTACGGGCATCCAGTAGGAGACACCTGCTTAGTAGAAATTGCGCGAGCAATTACCCGTGCCGTGCAATACCCAGCAGATTTAGTAGCACGTTACGGTGGGGAAGAATTTGCTGTTATTCTACCGAATACTACGGTGACAGGAGCAGTGCAAGTGGCTGTAAATATTCAAGAACAAGTCGCCCAACTTCAGATATCTCATCTATCTTCAGATATTAAGAATTATGTCACTGTCAGTTTGGGTATAGCTAGTATTCTTCCTAATGAAAACAGTTCCCCAGCAGCGTTAATTGCAACAACAGATATGGCATTATACCAAGCAAAACAGCAGGGACGCGATCGGTATTGTATCAGTGACCAGTGA
- a CDS encoding HsdM family class I SAM-dependent methyltransferase, with translation MSRSSRPQRQQANPLAKWLALDWNRPERSYNPDVRDFLAGLLDYPKDCVVTEDAGGGGYPDIKLLTPEKIAWVVGDLKKDDAELTTPSGRRKLWNQKRKYVEGLTRYVLFLTARYVWLVLPTGEAVAGFEAPCNLSEITFEELKERLKFLSYEQATHSNQWATFIDGQLPYVYLKLDAPETLARLRQDLQTSFTELVTAAEQAIATLIQEYEEFKRQEQKIQQNLIDTGDTQRRALVRLRFKFDFHRHLFEDLLPRFQDQYGRDVNAKDNKQVEERIRESFVADSVAVLVARVLFLRLVEDLKLTKKRRLSNGGPQDWASFVEQLTGDAKELVQLVAKDIGRLYHDPFERNLFDWIYETNGALDEALQRLILRFNAYDFSGLSEEILGDIYQTFLPTAKRKRLGEFYTPASIVDWLLEQTVFTHGEGNLLDPSCGSGSFLVRYVHRCLEDAKTRGLDPDTVLQELQTNVWGFDLNPFAAFISHFQLMWALVRFKPSTKDVPKIPVYNLNSLLRESDLVPLLGEGLLAPGSADRDSKQWKYIVGNPPYIRAERVKYNDEMRGLWHQVWGPNADTGFVFLYRALTESLQSGGFLGMVVSGGYANSEAAAKVWKLLYPAREAALRKIVWLEFAGKQWDANVIPMLLVIEKTSAQENDEIELYVPSTWPSNEPPAKIKYKDFFDAKVSPRVTEIDPSNPLEAFWGNYLLPLLHPEDIPILKKLYPNGNGGNVVELKEAVARQLNRKNQPIWFTYGIQAGREAQVTESPTGNRPIQTILGRSISLGWHGEPEGWINLEDVQKLSIWGDRKIPSFIAVAEVALVPFACLVDREEVAARNSVVIALPKIDGPPSKAIVAFLNSKLVRFYYLIRLRAGVLEGSSRAHIYPRVLDALPWIKNPDSTIEQRLVESYNRLARLAVIAKNNPDEWLLSEVETRIATSRYKLSDKSLGLNFSNWSPEDVQVEELSLDGNCIRAGLFSLELINADIAELVNKLLTLNADEDTTISRAIIQKLLVPQDYTVVMQNYRQRLASFQQVESDFFSVLAHIDETVYEMFGLTDEEKTHIETRLASFPLNKLQPRYPWQTVKPRPIKAYTSDRFA, from the coding sequence TTGTCTAGAAGCAGCAGACCACAGAGACAGCAAGCAAATCCTCTGGCAAAATGGCTTGCGCTGGATTGGAATCGACCAGAGCGCTCGTACAACCCAGATGTTCGTGATTTCTTAGCTGGATTGCTGGATTATCCCAAAGATTGCGTTGTGACTGAGGACGCAGGAGGTGGTGGCTATCCAGACATTAAACTGCTGACTCCTGAGAAAATTGCTTGGGTCGTGGGGGATCTAAAGAAAGATGATGCAGAACTCACTACTCCGAGTGGACGACGCAAGCTGTGGAATCAAAAACGTAAGTATGTTGAGGGCTTAACCAGGTACGTTTTATTTCTAACAGCCCGTTATGTTTGGCTCGTTTTGCCGACGGGTGAAGCAGTCGCAGGATTTGAAGCTCCTTGCAATTTATCTGAAATAACCTTTGAAGAATTAAAGGAAAGACTTAAGTTTCTTTCCTACGAACAGGCGACTCACAGCAATCAGTGGGCAACATTTATTGATGGACAATTGCCCTACGTTTACTTAAAGTTGGATGCACCTGAGACGTTAGCTCGGTTGCGGCAAGATTTGCAAACCAGCTTTACCGAACTGGTTACAGCTGCGGAGCAAGCGATCGCTACCTTAATCCAGGAATATGAAGAATTTAAACGTCAGGAACAGAAAATTCAACAAAACTTAATTGATACGGGAGATACACAACGAAGAGCATTAGTGCGGCTTCGGTTTAAGTTTGACTTCCACCGACATTTGTTCGAGGATCTTTTGCCTCGATTTCAAGACCAATATGGGCGGGATGTCAACGCGAAAGACAACAAGCAAGTTGAAGAACGAATTCGGGAATCATTCGTTGCCGATTCTGTAGCTGTGCTTGTTGCTCGTGTTTTGTTTCTGCGATTAGTGGAAGATTTAAAGCTCACGAAAAAACGGCGATTATCCAATGGTGGCCCGCAAGACTGGGCATCGTTCGTGGAGCAATTAACAGGTGATGCCAAAGAATTGGTGCAGCTAGTAGCTAAAGATATTGGGCGGTTGTATCACGATCCCTTTGAGCGCAACTTATTCGACTGGATTTATGAAACCAACGGTGCATTAGATGAAGCATTGCAACGTCTGATCCTACGATTTAACGCCTACGATTTTTCTGGCTTATCGGAAGAAATTTTGGGGGATATCTATCAAACATTCTTGCCCACTGCAAAACGAAAACGGTTAGGAGAATTCTACACACCTGCTTCGATTGTCGATTGGTTACTAGAGCAAACGGTTTTTACTCATGGTGAGGGAAACCTGCTTGACCCCTCTTGTGGGAGTGGTTCATTTTTAGTGCGATATGTTCATCGCTGTCTGGAAGACGCAAAAACCAGAGGACTCGATCCAGATACCGTTTTGCAAGAGTTACAAACTAACGTTTGGGGATTTGATCTAAATCCATTTGCGGCATTCATTAGCCACTTTCAATTGATGTGGGCATTAGTACGCTTCAAACCCTCAACAAAAGATGTTCCTAAAATCCCTGTCTACAACTTAAATAGTTTGCTGCGAGAATCGGATCTTGTCCCGTTATTGGGAGAAGGATTGTTAGCTCCCGGTTCCGCAGATCGGGATAGCAAGCAGTGGAAATATATCGTGGGTAATCCGCCTTATATCCGGGCAGAGCGAGTGAAGTATAATGACGAAATGCGCGGTTTGTGGCATCAGGTTTGGGGACCGAATGCTGATACAGGCTTTGTGTTTCTCTACCGCGCTTTAACTGAATCGCTGCAATCAGGTGGATTTTTAGGCATGGTAGTCAGTGGCGGCTATGCTAATTCAGAAGCAGCAGCAAAAGTTTGGAAGTTGCTTTATCCTGCAAGGGAAGCGGCGTTACGTAAGATCGTTTGGTTAGAGTTTGCCGGGAAACAGTGGGATGCGAATGTGATTCCAATGCTCTTGGTTATTGAAAAAACTTCAGCACAGGAAAATGATGAGATTGAACTTTATGTTCCTTCTACCTGGCCAAGCAATGAACCACCTGCTAAAATCAAGTACAAAGATTTTTTTGATGCCAAAGTTAGCCCTAGAGTAACAGAAATCGATCCAAGCAATCCACTCGAAGCCTTCTGGGGAAATTATTTACTACCACTGTTGCATCCCGAAGATATCCCCATTCTCAAGAAGCTGTATCCAAATGGTAATGGTGGCAATGTAGTCGAGCTAAAGGAAGCCGTTGCAAGGCAACTTAATCGGAAAAATCAACCAATTTGGTTTACGTATGGGATTCAAGCAGGTAGAGAAGCACAAGTTACTGAAAGCCCTACTGGTAACCGCCCAATTCAAACAATTCTAGGTAGAAGCATTTCTTTAGGTTGGCATGGAGAACCAGAAGGTTGGATTAATCTTGAAGATGTGCAGAAGTTAAGTATTTGGGGAGATCGGAAAATTCCATCGTTTATTGCTGTTGCTGAAGTGGCACTTGTACCATTTGCTTGCTTAGTCGATAGAGAAGAAGTTGCAGCTCGCAATAGTGTTGTTATTGCGTTGCCAAAAATAGATGGGCCGCCTTCAAAGGCAATTGTAGCTTTTCTTAATAGCAAGTTAGTTCGTTTTTATTACTTGATTAGACTAAGGGCGGGCGTATTGGAAGGCTCATCACGTGCTCATATATACCCTCGTGTTCTTGATGCTTTGCCTTGGATAAAAAATCCAGATTCAACCATCGAGCAACGGTTAGTAGAGAGTTATAATCGGCTAGCACGGTTAGCAGTTATCGCTAAGAATAATCCCGATGAATGGTTGTTATCTGAGGTTGAAACCCGAATTGCTACAAGTCGATATAAATTAAGCGACAAAAGTTTAGGGCTTAACTTCTCCAACTGGAGTCCTGAAGATGTACAAGTGGAAGAACTGAGTTTAGATGGAAACTGCATTCGAGCAGGTTTATTTTCTCTAGAATTGATAAATGCTGATATCGCTGAGTTAGTTAATAAGCTTTTGACACTCAATGCTGATGAAGACACAACCATTTCTAGAGCTATTATTCAAAAATTGCTCGTTCCCCAAGACTATACTGTTGTGATGCAAAACTATCGACAACGATTAGCCAGCTTTCAACAAGTTGAGTCTGATTTCTTTTCAGTACTGGCACACATTGATGAAACAGTTTACGAAATGTTTGGATTAACGGATGAGGAGAAAACCCACATTGAAACCCGTCTTGCCAGTTTTCCCCTCAACAAGCTACAGCCTCGCTATCCCTGGCAAACTGTTAAACCTAGACCTATTAAGGCTTACACAAGCGATCGCTTTGCATGA
- a CDS encoding tetratricopeptide repeat protein has product MQEHPEAQAKTLFDEGFQLFEARKYTMAIASLEKALKLDPTYSDAWCCH; this is encoded by the coding sequence ATGCAAGAACACCCGGAAGCACAAGCTAAAACTTTGTTTGATGAAGGTTTTCAGCTTTTTGAGGCAAGGAAGTATACTATGGCGATCGCTTCCTTGGAAAAAGCTTTGAAGCTCGATCCCACCTATAGTGATGCCTGGTGCTGTCATTGA
- a CDS encoding Uma2 family endonuclease — MQAQQQDYYTPEEYLELETAATYRSEYYNGQIFPMAGGTPNHNRIAGNFYAALNFALKKQPYDVFMTDMRLWIPSNSLYTYPDIMVVAGQIELVEGRKDIITNPIAIAEILSESTEKYDRVGKFKLYRAIPTLKEYILISQTEIYAEQYTKTESNKWLFSSYEGENAILNLTSIPFQISLIDLYDKVEFSAG; from the coding sequence ATGCAAGCCCAGCAACAAGACTACTACACACCTGAAGAATATCTAGAGCTAGAAACTGCAGCAACGTACAGAAGCGAATATTACAACGGTCAAATATTTCCCATGGCAGGCGGAACCCCAAATCATAATAGGATAGCAGGCAACTTTTATGCTGCACTCAACTTTGCCCTCAAAAAGCAACCCTACGATGTCTTCATGACCGATATGCGCTTGTGGATTCCAAGCAATAGTCTATATACGTATCCTGACATCATGGTTGTTGCCGGTCAAATAGAGTTGGTAGAAGGACGTAAAGACATAATTACCAACCCGATTGCGATCGCAGAAATTCTATCAGAATCCACAGAAAAGTATGACAGAGTTGGAAAATTCAAACTCTATCGTGCCATTCCCACACTAAAAGAATATATCCTAATTTCTCAAACAGAAATTTATGCAGAACAATATACAAAAACCGAAAGCAATAAATGGCTCTTTTCAAGTTATGAAGGAGAAAATGCCATCCTCAACCTAACCTCCATTCCATTTCAAATATCCCTCATCGACCTTTACGACAAAGTAGAATTTTCAGCAGGTTAA
- the gpmI gene encoding 2,3-bisphosphoglycerate-independent phosphoglycerate mutase — protein MTKAPIAPVVLVILDGWGYSEETHGNAIAVAKTPVMDSLWAAYPHTLIRTSGKAVGLPEGQMGNSEVGHLNLGAGRVVPQELVRISDAVEDGSILKNPALVKICQEVSSRQGKLHLMGLCSEGGVHSHLSHLFGLIDLAKLHLISEVCIHAITDGRDTTPTDGVKALAQIQDYIDRIGVGRIVTISGRYYAMDRDRRWDRVKRAYDVMTQTEPGDGRKPVEVLQDSYAEGVTDEFVVPVRIAPGAIEPEDGVIFFNFRPDRARQLTQAFVSPEFDGFERQHIKPLSFVTFTQYEPELAVGVAFEPQNLSNILGEVIAQNGLKQFRTAETEKYAHVTYFFNGGLEEPFEGEERELVSSPMVATYDSTPAMSAQAVTDVAKAAIEKRIYSLVVINYANPDMVGHTGKIDATVTALETVDNCLGHLLASISKVGGTAIITADHGNAEHMIDSDGNPWTAHTTNPVPLILVEGEKAKIPGHGTNVILRSDGKLADIAPTILEILQLPQPPEMTGQSLVQPTGYDLQASRTPVQLGL, from the coding sequence ATGACCAAAGCACCTATTGCTCCCGTGGTGCTAGTCATTTTAGACGGATGGGGCTATTCTGAGGAGACTCATGGAAATGCTATCGCCGTTGCTAAAACTCCGGTAATGGATAGCTTATGGGCGGCTTATCCTCACACCCTCATACGAACATCAGGGAAAGCGGTGGGGTTACCAGAAGGTCAAATGGGCAACTCAGAAGTTGGTCATTTAAATCTGGGCGCAGGAAGAGTTGTACCCCAAGAGTTAGTACGCATCTCAGATGCTGTAGAAGACGGTTCCATCCTCAAAAACCCAGCACTTGTCAAAATCTGCCAGGAAGTGTCTAGTCGCCAAGGCAAGTTGCATTTAATGGGTCTTTGTTCCGAGGGTGGAGTGCATTCGCACCTCAGTCATCTATTCGGATTAATTGACTTAGCCAAATTACACTTAATTTCAGAAGTTTGCATACACGCTATCACCGACGGTCGCGATACTACCCCAACTGACGGGGTAAAAGCATTAGCACAAATTCAAGACTATATTGACCGTATAGGTGTTGGGCGCATAGTGACGATTAGTGGTCGCTACTACGCCATGGATCGCGATCGCCGTTGGGATCGCGTCAAACGTGCTTACGATGTGATGACACAGACAGAACCAGGTGATGGTCGCAAACCTGTGGAAGTTCTACAGGATTCCTATGCAGAGGGTGTCACTGACGAATTCGTCGTTCCAGTGAGAATAGCACCTGGAGCCATCGAGCCAGAAGATGGAGTTATTTTCTTTAACTTCCGTCCCGATCGCGCCAGACAACTCACCCAAGCGTTTGTCAGTCCAGAATTCGACGGTTTTGAAAGACAGCACATAAAGCCACTGTCTTTTGTTACCTTTACACAGTACGAGCCAGAATTAGCAGTTGGGGTTGCCTTCGAGCCTCAAAATTTAAGCAATATTCTGGGTGAAGTTATTGCTCAGAACGGTCTAAAGCAGTTCCGAACTGCAGAAACCGAAAAATATGCCCACGTTACCTACTTCTTCAACGGTGGTTTAGAAGAACCATTTGAGGGAGAAGAGCGGGAACTGGTGAGCAGTCCAATGGTCGCGACTTATGATTCCACCCCAGCAATGTCAGCGCAAGCAGTCACAGATGTGGCGAAAGCAGCCATTGAAAAGCGCATTTATTCTCTAGTTGTCATCAACTATGCCAATCCAGACATGGTGGGACACACTGGAAAAATCGATGCTACAGTCACAGCACTGGAGACTGTTGACAATTGTTTGGGTCATCTACTTGCAAGTATTAGCAAAGTAGGTGGTACAGCAATTATTACCGCCGACCATGGGAACGCCGAGCACATGATAGATAGTGATGGTAATCCCTGGACAGCTCATACCACCAACCCCGTTCCTCTGATTTTGGTGGAAGGAGAAAAAGCAAAAATTCCGGGACATGGCACAAATGTTATCCTGAGAAGCGATGGCAAACTAGCAGATATTGCTCCTACAATTCTGGAAATTTTGCAATTGCCTCAACCACCCGAAATGACAGGACAATCTTTAGTACAACCAACAGGGTACGACCTGCAAGCTTCTCGCACTCCCGTACAACTAGGGCTGTAA
- the secG gene encoding preprotein translocase subunit SecG, translating into MTITSVVQGIWAFSALGMIVLVLLHSPKGDGIAAIGGQAQLFSSTKSAENTLNRVTWALTVIFLGLTVVLSAGWLPK; encoded by the coding sequence ATGACCATCACTAGCGTTGTACAGGGCATTTGGGCGTTTTCTGCACTTGGAATGATCGTTTTAGTTTTACTGCACAGCCCTAAAGGAGATGGGATAGCCGCGATTGGGGGACAAGCTCAATTATTTAGCAGCACCAAGAGTGCGGAAAATACATTGAACCGCGTTACTTGGGCGCTTACAGTCATTTTTCTGGGTTTAACAGTAGTTTTAAGTGCAGGTTGGTTGCCGAAATAA
- a CDS encoding ABC-F family ATP-binding cassette domain-containing protein, whose amino-acid sequence MLRLEHISKIYPTGEVLKDVNWEVKPGDRIGLVGVNGAGKSTQLKIISGEIEPTSGEIIRPASLHIAYLNQEFEVDPSHTVREEFWTVFKEANQVQQDLAQVQRDMESANPEQLDRLINKLDRLQRQFEALDGYVLETRIGKILPEMGFQIEDGERLVSAFSGGWQMRMGLGKILLQQPDLLLLDEPTNHLDLETIEWLENYLKGLTTPMVIVSHDREFLDRLCTQIVETERGVSSSYLGNYSSYLQQKAENQAAQLSAYERQQKELDKQQAFVERFRASATRSTQAKSREKQLEKVERIDAPTSDVRTLHFRFPPAPRSGLEVVKIKDLTHTYDDKILFLGANLLVERGDRIAFVAPNGAGKSTLLRLIMGLEKPTEGNVELGQHNVIPGYFEQNQAEALDLKKTVMETIHDEVPDWKNEEVRTILGRFLFSGDTVFKQVAALSGGEKARLALAKMLLQPVNLLILDEPTNHLDIPAKEMLEEAIQNYDGTVIVVSHDRYFITQVANKIVEIREGEFRVYLGNYHYYLEKIEEEKEQARLAAIAAEKAAKKAAKASGKKK is encoded by the coding sequence ATGCTGCGACTAGAACATATCAGTAAAATATACCCCACAGGCGAAGTTCTCAAGGATGTTAACTGGGAAGTTAAACCGGGCGATCGCATAGGTTTAGTTGGTGTCAATGGTGCCGGAAAATCGACTCAGCTTAAAATTATCTCTGGGGAGATTGAACCAACCTCTGGTGAGATAATACGTCCTGCTAGCTTGCATATTGCTTACCTGAATCAAGAATTTGAGGTCGATCCCAGTCATACCGTTCGCGAAGAATTTTGGACAGTCTTTAAAGAAGCAAATCAAGTGCAACAAGATTTGGCGCAGGTACAGCGAGACATGGAAAGCGCCAATCCAGAGCAACTCGATCGTTTGATTAATAAGTTAGACCGTCTGCAAAGGCAGTTTGAGGCATTAGATGGCTACGTGTTGGAAACAAGAATAGGTAAGATTTTACCAGAAATGGGTTTTCAGATAGAAGATGGCGAGCGTCTTGTGAGTGCTTTTAGTGGCGGTTGGCAAATGCGGATGGGTTTGGGCAAAATTCTTTTGCAGCAACCAGATTTATTACTCCTAGACGAGCCGACAAACCATTTAGACTTAGAAACCATTGAATGGTTGGAGAATTATCTCAAAGGGTTGACAACTCCAATGGTGATTGTTTCTCATGACCGGGAATTCTTGGATCGGCTTTGCACCCAAATTGTGGAAACCGAACGTGGAGTTTCAAGCAGCTATCTTGGCAACTACTCATCATACCTACAGCAAAAAGCTGAAAACCAAGCAGCACAGTTATCTGCTTACGAACGCCAGCAAAAAGAACTAGACAAACAACAAGCTTTTGTCGAGCGCTTCCGTGCTAGTGCTACCCGCAGTACTCAAGCAAAAAGCCGGGAAAAACAACTCGAAAAGGTAGAGCGCATTGACGCACCAACATCTGACGTAAGAACGCTTCACTTTCGGTTTCCACCTGCACCTCGGAGTGGGCTTGAGGTGGTGAAAATTAAAGATTTAACCCATACTTACGATGATAAAATCTTGTTTTTAGGTGCAAATCTTTTGGTTGAGCGTGGCGATCGCATAGCTTTTGTTGCTCCTAACGGTGCTGGCAAATCCACTTTATTACGCCTAATTATGGGTCTGGAAAAACCTACAGAGGGTAACGTGGAACTGGGTCAGCATAATGTAATTCCCGGTTATTTTGAACAAAACCAAGCAGAAGCTTTGGATTTGAAAAAAACAGTCATGGAAACAATCCATGATGAAGTTCCCGATTGGAAAAATGAAGAAGTACGGACAATTTTGGGACGATTTTTATTTAGTGGTGACACTGTATTTAAACAAGTAGCAGCATTAAGCGGTGGAGAAAAAGCGCGGCTGGCATTGGCAAAAATGCTTTTACAGCCGGTGAATTTATTAATCCTTGATGAGCCGACAAATCACTTGGATATACCTGCCAAAGAAATGTTAGAAGAAGCCATCCAAAATTATGATGGCACAGTTATAGTCGTATCTCACGATCGTTATTTCATAACACAAGTAGCCAACAAAATTGTGGAAATTCGCGAAGGTGAGTTTCGTGTATACTTAGGGAATTATCACTACTACTTAGAGAAAATAGAAGAGGAAAAAGAACAAGCAAGGTTGGCAGCGATCGCAGCCGAAAAAGCAGCGAAAAAAGCAGCAAAAGCATCAGGAAAGAAAAAGTAA